A section of the Elizabethkingia anophelis R26 genome encodes:
- the glyA gene encoding serine hydroxymethyltransferase has product MSDIIFDLIEKERERQSHGLELIASENFVSENVMKAMGSVLTNKYAEGYPGKRYYGGCEVVDEVETLAIERAKELFGVEYVNVQPHSGSQANAAIYLAVLKPGDKIMGMDLSMGGHLTHGSSVNFSGIQYEVVSYGVEKETGLIDYNQMREVALRERPKMMIAGFSAYSRDLDYVKFREIADEIGATLWADIAHPAGLVAKGLLNNPFEHCHVVTTTTHKTLRGPRGGMIMMGKDFENTYGHKTPKGEIKMMSQVLDGAVFPGIQGGPLEHVIAGKAVAFGEALDHKFEVYAKQVKANAQALAKAMVDNGFDIVSGGTDNHLMLIDLRNKNVNGKETEKALVKADITCNKNMVPFDDKSPFTTSGIRLGTAAITTRGLKENDMETIAGLISEVVDNIKNDAVLDAVKGKVNKLMEGKALFNY; this is encoded by the coding sequence ATGAGTGATATCATTTTCGACCTGATAGAAAAAGAAAGAGAAAGACAAAGCCATGGATTAGAACTTATTGCTTCTGAAAATTTTGTTTCAGAAAATGTAATGAAAGCGATGGGAAGTGTGTTGACTAATAAATACGCTGAAGGCTATCCTGGTAAAAGATATTATGGTGGTTGTGAAGTTGTAGATGAGGTCGAAACTTTAGCAATAGAAAGAGCAAAAGAACTGTTTGGTGTAGAATATGTGAATGTTCAGCCTCATTCAGGCTCTCAGGCTAATGCAGCAATTTATCTGGCAGTTCTGAAGCCTGGTGATAAGATTATGGGAATGGATTTATCTATGGGAGGGCACCTAACCCATGGTTCTTCTGTGAATTTTTCCGGGATACAATACGAAGTTGTTTCTTACGGGGTAGAAAAAGAAACAGGGCTTATAGACTATAACCAGATGAGGGAGGTTGCCCTTAGAGAAAGACCAAAAATGATGATTGCTGGTTTTTCAGCTTATTCAAGAGATTTAGATTATGTGAAATTCAGAGAAATTGCAGATGAAATCGGAGCTACACTCTGGGCAGATATTGCTCACCCTGCAGGTTTAGTTGCAAAAGGTTTACTGAATAATCCATTTGAGCATTGCCATGTGGTAACTACGACTACCCATAAAACACTAAGAGGTCCAAGAGGAGGTATGATTATGATGGGGAAAGACTTCGAAAATACATATGGACATAAAACTCCAAAAGGAGAAATCAAAATGATGAGTCAGGTTCTGGACGGAGCGGTATTTCCAGGAATTCAGGGAGGACCATTAGAGCATGTGATTGCAGGTAAAGCAGTTGCCTTTGGAGAAGCTCTTGATCATAAATTTGAAGTGTATGCGAAGCAGGTTAAAGCAAATGCACAGGCTCTTGCAAAAGCAATGGTAGATAATGGTTTTGATATCGTTAGTGGTGGAACAGATAACCATCTGATGTTAATAGATCTTCGTAATAAAAATGTGAATGGTAAAGAAACTGAAAAAGCTTTAGTAAAAGCTGATATTACCTGTAACAAAAATATGGTTCCTTTTGATGATAAATCACCATTTACTACTTCAGGAATCCGTTTAGGTACTGCTGCTATTACAACAAGAGGATTAAAAGAAAATGATATGGAAACAATTGCTGGATTGATTTCAGAAGTAGTAGATAACATAAAAAATGATGCAGTGTTAGATGCTGTAAAGGGAAAAGTAAATAAATTAATGGAAGGAAAGGCTTTATTTAATTATTAA
- a CDS encoding ABC transporter ATP-binding protein — protein MNTNLSYQLKWAWLLTKNSRGELLLYFILELAAIAFSLLFVFWSKKAVDFAVSSSTSDLQKALILSVCSVLIALFMRSYSGWLNEKTRMKMMISLQNSLVKSQMLSTWKVGKHWHTGDIQVRINNDCQEIVQMVGFSSISFVLTTIRLLASFGFLWLMDPMLAILIVAISPLFLFSKIYFKKLRKLNKDLKTAESKFGNVVQENLRFRMSIRALGVQYARWQKVENSQNDIFKLKLGLLNFSTVSQGIMKLTINAGFLLTFGWGVYRLHANEISFGTMTAFLQLVGRIQAPILLMMGFVPLFIRFRTAVDRVQELEQVEVEQEIEQEYITEPQNIEINQLSFRYDDKLVIKDLSAKFITGQPVAIIGSSGKGKTTLIRLLLALIKPDKGEIFINTSTEHLVLSNKYRINIAYVPQGDKLFSGSIKENLQLGEQEVSDSKLREVLYLACAEFVYDLPDGLDTIVGESGYGLSEGQAQRIAVARALMRECNIWLFDEVTSALDPDTGEKLIQRLLEAGKNKILVFVTHDMKLAGKCEQTIYI, from the coding sequence TTGAATACAAATTTATCATATCAGTTAAAATGGGCATGGCTTCTCACTAAGAATAGTCGCGGAGAGTTATTGCTGTATTTTATACTAGAATTAGCAGCTATTGCATTTTCTTTATTGTTTGTATTCTGGTCTAAAAAGGCTGTGGATTTTGCAGTGAGTAGCAGTACATCGGACTTACAAAAAGCTTTAATATTATCTGTCTGTAGTGTACTTATAGCTCTTTTCATGAGAAGTTACTCCGGATGGCTAAATGAAAAGACGAGAATGAAAATGATGATTTCTTTACAAAATTCACTGGTTAAATCTCAAATGCTATCCACTTGGAAAGTTGGAAAGCATTGGCATACAGGAGATATACAGGTAAGAATAAACAATGATTGCCAGGAGATTGTGCAGATGGTAGGTTTTTCTTCTATATCATTTGTACTGACTACAATAAGGCTTTTGGCATCTTTTGGTTTTTTATGGTTGATGGATCCTATGCTGGCGATTTTAATTGTTGCAATATCTCCGTTATTTCTTTTCTCTAAAATATATTTTAAGAAATTAAGAAAACTAAATAAAGATTTAAAGACAGCAGAAAGTAAGTTTGGAAATGTAGTACAAGAAAACCTGAGATTCAGGATGTCTATAAGAGCATTAGGAGTACAATATGCACGCTGGCAAAAAGTAGAAAATAGTCAGAATGATATATTTAAATTAAAACTAGGATTACTTAATTTTTCTACGGTTTCTCAGGGAATAATGAAACTAACTATAAATGCAGGGTTTTTGTTGACTTTTGGCTGGGGAGTTTACCGTCTGCATGCAAACGAGATTTCTTTCGGTACGATGACTGCATTTTTACAACTGGTAGGACGAATTCAGGCACCAATATTACTGATGATGGGATTTGTGCCCTTGTTTATTCGTTTCAGAACAGCTGTAGACCGTGTACAGGAGTTAGAACAGGTAGAAGTAGAGCAAGAGATCGAACAAGAATATATTACTGAACCTCAAAATATAGAAATTAATCAGTTGAGTTTTCGTTATGATGATAAACTAGTGATTAAAGATTTGAGTGCCAAATTTATTACAGGGCAGCCTGTTGCCATAATCGGATCTAGTGGAAAAGGCAAAACAACACTCATAAGATTATTGTTAGCCTTAATAAAACCAGATAAAGGAGAAATATTTATTAACACCTCTACAGAACATTTAGTTTTATCCAATAAGTATCGTATCAATATCGCATATGTGCCACAGGGAGACAAATTGTTTAGCGGAAGTATAAAAGAAAATTTACAATTAGGAGAGCAAGAAGTTTCAGATAGCAAACTTAGAGAAGTTCTGTATCTGGCTTGTGCGGAGTTTGTATACGATTTGCCGGATGGACTAGATACTATAGTGGGAGAGTCAGGTTATGGACTTTCTGAAGGCCAGGCGCAACGTATTGCTGTAGCAAGAGCCTTAATGCGTGAATGTAATATTTGGCTTTTTGATGAGGTAACTTCTGCACTTGATCCTGATACAGGAGAAAAACTAATACAACGTTTATTAGAAGCCGGAAAGAATAAAATATTAGTATTTGTAACACATGATATGAAGTTGGCAGGAAAATGCGAACAGACTATTTATATATAA
- a CDS encoding polysaccharide biosynthesis protein produces MNKIKNVQRRIYSGNNLVNLTDIRYLPRWIVLFIDVLILIFSLALSFVIVEALNVKPYPSISVFQKFLMVISVNVLFMYMFKTYSGIIRHSTFMDLFKLFTASVCTTIVVIVINYSYFTITGKHLILIPLLGFYFATSFAFLFLFRLVVKESFHMLREYKRSSLKKRILVLGIGEESIAMAGAILDNPSLPYYVEGFLTQRYDTTNAKILGKPIYTKDKLESLSIEELDVEGVLIIKENLTRDEMNMWVNLFLEKGLLILKAPSVQKMRENDLGTNIKSLQIEDLLNRKPIKLDNEEVKKRHFNKTVLVTGGAGSIGSEIVRQVAQFNPSLIVVLDQAETPLYEIELEMKEKFPHVQFRFVLADISNRHRLERLFQKYEFSMVYHAAAYKHVPLIEENPHEAILVNVLGSKNLACLSSKYKVNRFVMVSTDKAVNPTNVMGASKRTAELFVQALQHTEGNTTKFITTRFGNVLGSNGSVIPHFKKQIEKGGPITITHPDIVRYFMTIPEACELVLQAGTMGQGGEIFVFDMGEPVKILDLAKRMIKLSGFEPETDIKIVYTGLRPGEKLYEELLSDNAKNLPTHNEKIMISKDPNMEYNDIEQLANQVTKAAVRRDKLEVVRQLKIIVPEFKSNNSVFEILDKQ; encoded by the coding sequence ATGAATAAAATAAAAAATGTGCAACGTAGGATTTATTCAGGGAATAATCTGGTAAATCTTACGGATATACGATATCTGCCAAGATGGATCGTTCTCTTTATTGATGTCCTCATCCTTATTTTCTCACTTGCACTATCCTTTGTTATTGTTGAAGCTCTAAATGTTAAACCATATCCATCAATAAGTGTTTTTCAGAAATTTTTGATGGTTATTTCAGTAAATGTTCTGTTCATGTATATGTTTAAAACATATTCAGGAATTATCAGGCATTCTACTTTCATGGATCTTTTTAAGTTGTTTACAGCAAGTGTTTGTACAACAATAGTTGTAATTGTTATTAACTATAGTTATTTTACGATTACTGGAAAGCATTTAATTCTCATTCCTCTTTTAGGATTTTATTTTGCAACATCTTTTGCTTTTTTGTTTTTGTTTAGACTTGTAGTTAAGGAGTCGTTTCATATGTTAAGGGAGTATAAAAGAAGCTCTCTTAAAAAAAGAATATTAGTGTTGGGTATTGGAGAAGAATCTATTGCAATGGCTGGCGCTATTTTAGATAACCCTAGTCTGCCATATTATGTAGAAGGTTTTCTAACACAACGCTATGATACAACTAATGCCAAAATACTAGGTAAACCCATATATACTAAAGATAAATTAGAATCATTATCTATAGAAGAGCTGGATGTTGAAGGGGTTCTTATCATTAAAGAAAATCTTACCCGCGATGAAATGAATATGTGGGTTAATTTGTTTTTAGAAAAAGGATTGTTGATTCTTAAGGCACCTTCTGTCCAAAAAATGAGAGAGAATGACTTGGGGACAAACATAAAAAGTCTGCAAATTGAAGATCTCCTGAATAGAAAGCCTATAAAATTAGATAATGAAGAGGTGAAGAAAAGACATTTCAATAAAACAGTATTGGTTACAGGAGGTGCTGGTTCTATAGGAAGTGAAATTGTACGTCAGGTTGCACAATTCAACCCTTCATTAATTGTGGTATTGGATCAGGCAGAAACACCATTATATGAAATCGAGTTGGAAATGAAGGAGAAATTCCCTCATGTACAGTTTAGATTTGTATTAGCAGATATTTCAAATAGACACAGACTTGAAAGATTATTTCAGAAGTATGAGTTTTCTATGGTATATCATGCTGCAGCATATAAGCATGTACCTCTTATTGAAGAAAATCCACATGAAGCTATATTGGTAAATGTTTTAGGTTCTAAGAATTTAGCATGTTTGTCAAGTAAATATAAAGTGAATCGCTTTGTAATGGTTTCTACTGATAAGGCGGTAAATCCTACAAATGTAATGGGAGCGTCTAAAAGAACAGCTGAGCTTTTTGTACAAGCATTACAACATACAGAAGGAAATACGACAAAATTTATTACTACCCGTTTTGGGAATGTATTAGGATCCAATGGCTCGGTAATTCCTCATTTTAAAAAACAAATTGAGAAAGGAGGTCCTATAACCATTACTCATCCGGATATTGTGCGTTACTTTATGACAATTCCTGAAGCTTGTGAGTTAGTACTTCAAGCTGGGACCATGGGACAAGGAGGTGAGATTTTTGTTTTTGATATGGGTGAGCCTGTTAAAATTTTAGACTTAGCAAAGCGTATGATTAAACTATCAGGTTTTGAGCCAGAAACAGACATAAAAATTGTATATACAGGATTGAGACCAGGTGAAAAGTTATATGAAGAGCTATTGAGTGATAATGCGAAAAATTTACCAACTCACAATGAGA
- a CDS encoding polysaccharide biosynthesis/export family protein, giving the protein MNKFILGLALFSIILLNSCVSKKVVYVQDMIPDTEYPVAEAPALRLQKNDRVSIQVSAKSLELAAPFNTVAGTYKVGNDGSVSTGIDQSSNAQGYLIDREGNIAFPVLGNLHVEGLTLEEVRDLVRNKLINGQLISEPIVKVEILNFKISVTGAIGNRVLDAPDGRMTLLEAITKAGGIGLNAAPDKITVIREEDGVRRKIVTNIQSQEIFNSPAYYLKQNDIVYIEPKSAEVTPKEDRFWRYFGVGTGLLGTVIGILTLIKVNK; this is encoded by the coding sequence ATGAATAAATTTATCTTAGGGTTAGCATTGTTTAGCATTATTTTGTTAAACTCGTGTGTATCCAAAAAAGTAGTATACGTTCAGGATATGATACCTGATACAGAGTATCCGGTTGCAGAAGCACCAGCACTTCGATTACAAAAAAATGATCGTGTAAGTATCCAGGTAAGCGCGAAATCTCTTGAATTGGCTGCTCCTTTTAATACAGTAGCAGGAACCTATAAAGTAGGCAATGACGGAAGTGTTTCAACAGGAATAGATCAGTCTTCAAATGCTCAGGGGTATTTGATTGATAGAGAGGGGAATATTGCATTCCCTGTATTAGGGAATCTTCATGTTGAGGGATTGACTTTAGAAGAGGTTAGAGATTTAGTGCGCAACAAGCTAATTAATGGGCAGTTGATTAGTGAGCCTATTGTGAAAGTAGAAATTCTGAATTTTAAAATTAGTGTTACTGGGGCAATTGGAAACAGAGTTTTAGATGCCCCTGATGGTAGAATGACTCTATTAGAAGCTATCACTAAAGCTGGAGGAATAGGACTAAATGCGGCTCCTGATAAAATAACTGTTATTAGAGAGGAAGACGGGGTTAGAAGAAAAATCGTAACCAATATACAATCCCAGGAAATTTTTAATTCACCAGCTTATTATTTGAAACAAAATGATATTGTGTATATAGAACCGAAAAGTGCTGAAGTTACACCTAAAGAAGATAGATTCTGGAGGTATTTTGGAGTTGGAACAGGTTTATTGGGTACGGTTATAGGAATATTAACACTAATTAAAGTGAATAAATAA
- a CDS encoding transposase: MDQFKNQYVKRSQKDYSLSFKLAVVQELESGSIGNRAAMRKYGIQGHGTITEWRRKYGTFDIDNRSQHKSMQTPEQKIKELEEKLKRIERHNQYLEARLTESEDKAAILDKLIDLAETEYLIPVRKNSFPDQSNISAKKTKKR; encoded by the coding sequence ATGGACCAATTTAAAAATCAGTATGTAAAGCGTAGTCAAAAAGATTATAGCTTATCCTTTAAACTTGCGGTAGTGCAAGAATTAGAGAGCGGTTCTATCGGGAATCGTGCAGCGATGCGTAAGTATGGCATTCAGGGGCATGGTACTATTACCGAATGGCGCAGAAAATATGGTACCTTTGATATAGATAATCGATCACAACATAAGTCAATGCAAACACCTGAACAGAAAATTAAAGAACTGGAAGAAAAATTAAAACGTATTGAGCGTCACAATCAATACCTGGAAGCCCGTTTAACTGAATCAGAAGATAAAGCGGCTATTTTAGATAAGTTGATAGACCTGGCAGAGACAGAATATTTGATTCCAGTAAGAAAAAACTCCTTTCCCGATCAATCCAATATATCAGCAAAGAAAACAAAAAAGCGATAA
- a CDS encoding regulatory protein RecX — MQNEHKSFTFQEIKQKLINYCVYQDRCHKEVEEKMRDFLLIPEAKDEILLYLIKENYLNEERFTRSYIRGKFYVKHWGRQKIKLQLKMKGISEKLIQNCMDEIYEDDYIKQIKIFAEKLLPTYKGLNDFQRKNKLIRFLVTKGYEYELIIENITG; from the coding sequence ATGCAAAACGAACACAAAAGTTTTACTTTTCAGGAAATTAAACAAAAACTGATTAATTACTGTGTTTATCAGGATAGGTGTCATAAAGAAGTGGAAGAAAAAATGAGAGATTTTCTATTAATTCCAGAAGCTAAAGATGAAATATTATTATACCTGATAAAGGAAAATTATCTTAATGAAGAACGGTTTACCCGAAGTTATATAAGAGGAAAATTCTACGTAAAACATTGGGGAAGACAAAAAATTAAATTACAACTTAAAATGAAAGGTATTTCTGAAAAATTAATTCAGAATTGCATGGATGAAATTTATGAGGATGACTATATAAAACAGATAAAAATATTTGCCGAAAAACTCTTACCTACTTATAAAGGCCTCAATGATTTTCAGAGAAAAAATAAATTAATTCGCTTTTTGGTGACAAAAGGTTATGAGTATGAGTTAATTATAGAAAATATTACTGGATAA
- a CDS encoding DUF72 domain-containing protein, producing the protein MKFGQVEDPSLIDFSIPQDHINTSLVLERNKEGLKDIFVGCAKWNKTDLKGFYPKGTKDELTYYATQFNSIEMNATFYGMPTPDQVTVWKNKTPDSFKFFPKITNTISHFRRLKDVTEPVTQFASAIMNFEEKLGMVFLQLHDNFKPKDFDRLKKFIKDWPVEVPLAIELRNTEWFTDENIFNETCDLFEQHNITNIIVDTAGRRDMMHMRLTTPTAFVRYVGANADSDYTRLDEWIQRIIKWKEEGLRNLYFFVHQNIEKASPLLSAHFIENLNKAIEAELAIPKMADSQPTLF; encoded by the coding sequence ATGAAATTTGGGCAGGTAGAAGATCCTTCTTTAATAGATTTTAGCATTCCACAAGATCATATTAATACTTCCTTGGTATTAGAGAGAAACAAAGAAGGTCTTAAAGATATTTTTGTAGGGTGCGCAAAATGGAATAAAACAGATCTTAAAGGATTCTATCCTAAAGGCACAAAAGATGAACTAACTTATTATGCTACTCAGTTCAATTCTATAGAAATGAATGCTACTTTTTATGGGATGCCTACTCCGGATCAGGTAACTGTTTGGAAGAATAAGACTCCAGATTCATTTAAATTTTTCCCAAAAATAACAAATACTATATCGCATTTCAGGCGGTTAAAAGATGTAACGGAACCTGTTACTCAGTTTGCTTCAGCTATCATGAATTTTGAAGAAAAGCTTGGGATGGTATTCCTGCAGTTACATGACAATTTTAAACCCAAAGACTTTGATCGCCTAAAGAAATTTATAAAAGATTGGCCTGTTGAGGTTCCTTTGGCAATAGAGTTGCGAAATACAGAATGGTTTACAGATGAAAATATTTTTAATGAAACCTGCGATTTATTTGAGCAGCATAATATTACAAATATTATTGTTGACACGGCAGGACGTAGAGATATGATGCATATGAGGCTGACTACTCCGACTGCTTTTGTTCGTTATGTTGGTGCTAATGCAGATAGTGACTACACCCGTCTGGATGAATGGATACAAAGGATAATTAAATGGAAAGAAGAGGGACTACGAAATTTGTATTTCTTTGTTCATCAGAATATAGAAAAAGCTTCACCACTTTTGTCTGCACATTTTATTGAAAACCTGAATAAGGCAATTGAGGCAGAGTTGGCAATTCCAAAAATGGCAGATTCGCAACCGACTTTATTTTAA
- a CDS encoding IS3 family transposase, which translates to MLKSSLHALHVGRDKLFSILKANNMLIKPKRNYRITTDSHHRFRKHKNLIENMALEQPEQVWVSDITYIGGRGNNCYLALITDTYSKKIMGYDVSDSLATEGSLRALNMAIKQRKYKKPLIHHSDRGLQYCSNDYQKILKKKNIKPSMTQSYDPYANAIAERVNGILKQEFLLEDYHVDIRTMKLLVKDAIHIYNTKRPHWSGYMKTPEQMHKQDRIKIRTYKNKNSCRASPTAIS; encoded by the coding sequence ATGCTTAAATCTTCTCTGCATGCATTACATGTGGGACGGGATAAACTTTTCAGCATACTAAAAGCCAATAACATGCTCATAAAACCTAAAAGAAATTATCGAATAACCACGGATTCACACCATCGGTTCAGAAAACATAAGAATCTGATAGAAAACATGGCATTGGAACAGCCCGAACAGGTCTGGGTTTCGGATATTACTTATATTGGAGGTAGGGGGAATAATTGCTATCTGGCTTTGATTACAGATACTTATTCCAAGAAAATAATGGGATATGATGTTTCTGATAGTCTAGCAACTGAGGGATCTCTCAGAGCCTTGAATATGGCTATAAAACAAAGAAAGTATAAGAAACCTCTAATTCATCATTCTGACAGGGGCCTGCAATATTGCAGTAATGATTATCAGAAAATACTGAAAAAGAAAAATATTAAGCCTTCTATGACACAAAGCTATGACCCTTATGCGAATGCTATTGCTGAAAGAGTAAATGGGATACTCAAGCAAGAATTCTTATTAGAAGATTATCACGTCGACATACGGACAATGAAGTTACTGGTAAAAGATGCTATTCATATTTATAACACCAAAAGACCGCATTGGTCGGGATATATGAAAACTCCTGAGCAAATGCATAAACAAGATCGTATTAAAATAAGAACTTATAAAAACAAAAATAGCTGTCGGGCTAGTCCGACAGCTATCTCATAA
- a CDS encoding GumC family protein: MDTINQKKYSIESKKDQSINVLDLFKYLLHHWKWFALSILVFGGYFYYQYSKTPFVFSQSEVVMIKTPSNTPTTARITRSLGGNTVSVKDEIIQLKSKELMRLVVDRVGADKSYKIHSGLRDNELYKKSPIQVKVEGKFSEDSYDFIVTPIDAGYVVVKGGGKADEWKDTKVKLNQWTVTPVGKIIIIPSKYYKEDYYGKEIHVAKYPREAMMGYFVGNLKIRQIEEEASLLQVTLDDESPERAADLLTTLISVYNEVYLQDKNKIAENTANFIKDRLAIIEGELGAVESNIEDIKVANQGVDVATAGGMYLGEVNQYKSDRTKLETDIRLAEMMRSYLGNKSKKNSLIPNNTGLVDGSVENQIAEYNTALLKRNRLAEGGNTSNPVVLDMDDALNAMRNNIGRAVDNTLRGFNIKLNNAKQEEKVSQGKMLQMPQKERTMLSIERQRRVKEDLYMFLLNKREENALNEAITEANLRIVDPPVGKGGAIYPNRLKKVFTGVAIGVILPTVVLLSTLLLNTGVRGRQDLENVLSVPFLGEIPLARSRRQSKGDVLVSQAGRDPLTEAFRILRTNINFMSKEGLPPQVMTFTSFSAGVGKTFSVLNLAATLSYLNKKVVAIDLDLRKGTLSSRVDLLRGKGTSHYLSSTSVTIDEILHKSEVVEGVDFIPIGAIAPNPVELLLGKRLDELIAELRTRYDYIIVDGVPIGIVADASIIDRVADLTLFIIRIGKMDRRQLPEIEKIYQEKKLSNLAIVLNGMKLNGYGYGYGYGYGSYGYGYGEEKKKSVFDWFKRL; this comes from the coding sequence ATGGATACAATAAATCAAAAAAAATATTCAATAGAAAGTAAAAAGGACCAATCCATTAATGTATTAGATCTTTTTAAATATCTTTTACATCATTGGAAATGGTTTGCATTATCTATTTTGGTGTTTGGTGGTTATTTCTACTATCAGTATAGTAAAACACCATTTGTATTTAGTCAGTCGGAAGTAGTAATGATTAAGACTCCGTCAAACACTCCAACGACTGCTAGGATTACCCGGTCACTTGGGGGGAATACAGTAAGTGTTAAGGACGAGATAATACAACTAAAATCAAAAGAATTGATGAGGTTAGTTGTAGATAGGGTTGGAGCTGACAAAAGTTACAAGATTCATTCCGGGCTAAGAGATAATGAACTATATAAAAAATCTCCGATTCAGGTAAAAGTTGAAGGTAAATTTTCTGAAGATAGTTATGATTTTATAGTGACACCAATTGATGCAGGATATGTTGTGGTTAAGGGGGGCGGTAAAGCTGATGAATGGAAAGATACTAAAGTAAAATTAAATCAATGGACAGTCACTCCTGTAGGTAAGATCATAATCATTCCTAGTAAATATTATAAAGAAGATTATTATGGAAAAGAAATACATGTTGCAAAATATCCACGTGAAGCAATGATGGGATATTTTGTTGGAAATTTAAAAATTAGACAAATTGAAGAGGAGGCTTCTTTACTACAAGTTACATTAGATGATGAATCTCCGGAACGAGCTGCGGATTTATTAACTACACTGATTAGCGTGTATAACGAAGTTTATTTACAGGATAAAAATAAAATTGCAGAAAATACAGCCAATTTTATTAAAGACAGATTAGCGATCATTGAAGGAGAACTTGGCGCTGTTGAATCAAATATTGAAGATATTAAAGTAGCTAATCAGGGAGTCGATGTTGCAACTGCAGGAGGGATGTATCTTGGAGAAGTTAACCAATATAAATCAGACAGAACAAAGCTTGAGACTGATATACGTTTGGCAGAGATGATGAGATCGTATCTTGGCAACAAAAGCAAGAAAAATAGTTTGATACCTAATAATACAGGGTTAGTTGATGGAAGTGTGGAAAATCAAATTGCAGAATATAATACAGCACTTTTGAAAAGAAATCGGCTTGCTGAGGGAGGGAATACCTCTAATCCTGTGGTGTTGGATATGGATGATGCCTTAAATGCCATGCGTAATAATATTGGGCGTGCAGTAGATAATACCCTTAGAGGTTTTAATATTAAGCTAAATAATGCAAAACAAGAAGAAAAAGTATCTCAAGGGAAAATGTTACAAATGCCTCAAAAAGAAAGGACTATGCTTTCTATTGAAAGACAACGTAGAGTGAAAGAAGATTTGTACATGTTCTTATTAAATAAACGGGAAGAAAATGCCTTAAACGAAGCTATTACAGAAGCAAATCTTAGAATAGTTGATCCACCAGTTGGAAAAGGAGGAGCAATATATCCAAATCGCCTAAAAAAAGTGTTTACCGGAGTTGCAATAGGAGTAATTTTACCTACTGTTGTATTATTGTCGACTCTGTTATTAAATACTGGGGTAAGAGGTCGTCAGGATTTAGAAAATGTATTGAGCGTTCCATTTTTAGGGGAGATACCATTGGCTAGAAGTAGAAGACAAAGTAAGGGAGATGTATTGGTAAGCCAAGCAGGAAGAGATCCGTTAACAGAGGCGTTCAGGATTTTAAGAACTAATATAAATTTTATGTCAAAAGAAGGCTTACCCCCGCAGGTAATGACATTTACGTCATTTAGTGCAGGAGTAGGAAAAACTTTTAGTGTTTTAAATCTTGCAGCAACTCTATCCTACCTTAATAAGAAAGTTGTAGCTATAGATTTAGACTTGCGAAAAGGAACTTTAAGTTCACGAGTAGATCTTTTACGCGGTAAGGGGACTAGTCATTATCTTTCAAGTACATCCGTGACTATTGACGAGATATTACATAAAAGTGAAGTTGTTGAAGGTGTTGATTTTATTCCTATTGGAGCAATTGCCCCTAATCCGGTGGAATTGTTATTAGGAAAAAGATTAGATGAATTAATAGCTGAATTAAGAACAAGATATGATTATATTATCGTGGATGGTGTACCAATTGGAATTGTGGCTGATGCAAGTATTATTGATCGAGTTGCAGATCTAACGTTGTTTATTATAAGAATTGGTAAAATGGATCGCAGACAGCTTCCTGAAATTGAAAAAATTTACCAAGAGAAAAAACTCTCGAATCTTGCAATAGTTTTAAATGGTATGAAATTAAATGGCTATGGTTATGGTTACGGATATGGTTACGGAAGTTATGGCTATGGTTATGGTGAAGAAAAGAAAAAGTCTGTTTTCGATTGGTTTAAAAGACTCTAG